From one Suicoccus acidiformans genomic stretch:
- the secA gene encoding preprotein translocase subunit SecA: protein MANFLKNLIENDKGELRRTSRIADKIMEMEPTYQAMSDEALRDQTTQFQQRYKQGESLDSILPEAYAVVREAARRVIGLFPYKVQIQGAIILHEGNIAEMKTGEGKTLTETMPVYLNALAGKGVHVVTVNDYLATRDSQEMGEIFRFLGLTVGLNLNSLNPQQKREAYNADVTYSTNNELGFDYLRDNMVVYKEQMVQRPLYYAVVDEVDSILIDEARTPLIISGQAGKSTALYTRADYFVKGLKEDIDYTIDVTSKTIALTDEGTDKAERVFRLDNLYDVGNTALVHHIDQALRANYIMLKDIDYVVDEGKVKIVDGFTGRIMDGRRYSDGLHQAIEAKENVEIEDESKTMATITFQNYFRMYEKLAGMTGTAKTEEEEFREIYNMNVIQVPTNREVIRDDQADLLYPNLRSKFNAVVEEIKERHATGQPILVGTVAVETSEYLSQLLTQAGIPHEVLNAKNHFKEAEIIMQAGQKGAVTIATNMAGRGTDIKLGSGVKEIGGLCVIGTERHESRRIDDQLRGRAGRQGDPGASQFYLSLEDDLMRRFGSDRIQAMWEQLNIDDDGNDMAIQSRMLTRQVESAQKRVEGNNYDTRKNVLEYDEVMREQREVIYRQRQDVINSQEPLTPYIKAMIYRTIERQVALYTEGDKAEWNLDGLRDFVDTVLLPEDAVTMADLSAQKNPKQLVELIYNRAEAAYDAKIQELNGAQQILEFEKVIILRVVDSKWTDHIDMMDHLRQGVGLRAYAQTNPLTEYQTEGYERFEEMIAAIEYDVARFAMKAQVRQNVQREQVNKPTRTS from the coding sequence ATGGCTAATTTTCTTAAGAATTTAATTGAGAATGATAAAGGGGAATTGCGTCGAACGAGCCGCATCGCTGATAAAATTATGGAGATGGAGCCGACTTATCAAGCAATGTCGGACGAAGCTTTGCGTGATCAGACAACTCAGTTCCAACAAAGATATAAACAAGGGGAAAGCTTAGACAGTATTCTACCAGAGGCTTACGCTGTAGTACGGGAAGCAGCTCGTCGAGTTATCGGTCTTTTCCCATATAAAGTACAAATTCAAGGGGCAATTATTCTTCATGAAGGCAACATTGCTGAGATGAAGACCGGGGAAGGTAAGACGTTAACAGAGACAATGCCAGTTTACTTGAATGCCTTGGCTGGTAAAGGCGTGCATGTGGTAACGGTCAATGATTACTTGGCGACGCGTGACTCGCAAGAAATGGGCGAAATCTTCCGCTTCTTAGGCTTAACTGTCGGGTTAAACTTGAATAGCCTCAATCCACAACAGAAACGTGAAGCGTATAATGCAGATGTGACGTATAGTACGAATAATGAACTGGGCTTTGACTATTTGCGCGATAACATGGTTGTTTACAAAGAACAAATGGTCCAAAGACCGCTTTACTATGCAGTTGTCGATGAAGTGGACTCAATCTTAATCGACGAAGCACGTACACCGCTCATTATTTCCGGTCAAGCTGGTAAATCAACTGCTTTGTATACGCGGGCGGATTATTTCGTCAAAGGCTTAAAAGAAGATATAGACTATACGATTGACGTAACGTCTAAGACGATTGCCTTAACGGATGAGGGGACTGACAAGGCAGAGCGGGTCTTCCGTTTAGACAACCTCTACGATGTAGGCAACACTGCCTTGGTGCATCATATTGATCAAGCCTTACGGGCCAACTATATTATGTTGAAAGATATTGACTATGTCGTCGATGAAGGCAAGGTCAAGATTGTTGACGGCTTTACTGGCCGTATTATGGACGGTCGTCGCTACTCAGATGGCTTGCACCAGGCGATTGAAGCCAAAGAGAACGTTGAAATCGAAGATGAATCGAAGACGATGGCAACAATCACCTTCCAGAACTACTTCCGTATGTATGAAAAGCTTGCCGGGATGACTGGTACAGCCAAGACGGAAGAAGAAGAGTTCCGGGAAATATACAATATGAACGTCATTCAAGTGCCAACCAACCGTGAAGTCATTCGCGATGACCAGGCCGACTTATTGTACCCGAATTTGCGGTCGAAGTTTAATGCCGTTGTAGAAGAAATCAAAGAACGCCATGCTACAGGGCAACCGATTCTAGTCGGTACTGTGGCCGTTGAAACATCTGAATACTTATCCCAACTTCTTACACAAGCGGGCATTCCTCATGAAGTCTTGAATGCGAAAAACCACTTTAAAGAAGCAGAAATCATCATGCAAGCCGGCCAAAAAGGTGCCGTAACGATTGCCACGAACATGGCTGGTCGAGGTACGGATATTAAGCTAGGTAGTGGGGTAAAAGAAATTGGTGGCCTCTGCGTTATTGGTACAGAACGCCATGAATCCCGTCGTATTGATGATCAATTACGGGGTCGTGCGGGCCGTCAAGGGGACCCAGGAGCCTCACAATTCTACTTATCCCTTGAAGATGACTTGATGCGCCGCTTCGGCTCAGATCGTATTCAAGCGATGTGGGAGCAACTCAACATTGATGATGACGGCAATGATATGGCGATTCAAAGTCGCATGCTTACCCGTCAAGTTGAATCGGCCCAAAAGCGTGTGGAAGGCAACAACTATGATACACGTAAGAACGTCTTAGAGTATGACGAAGTGATGCGTGAACAAAGAGAGGTTATTTACCGTCAGCGCCAAGACGTTATTAACTCACAAGAGCCGTTAACACCGTATATTAAAGCCATGATTTACCGCACCATTGAGCGGCAAGTTGCCCTATATACCGAAGGTGATAAGGCAGAATGGAATCTTGATGGCTTGAGGGACTTTGTTGATACGGTACTTCTACCAGAAGATGCGGTTACGATGGCAGATTTATCTGCCCAAAAAAATCCGAAGCAATTGGTTGAATTGATTTATAATCGCGCGGAAGCGGCCTATGATGCGAAAATCCAAGAGTTAAATGGTGCCCAACAAATTCTTGAATTTGAGAAAGTGATTATCTTACGGGTTGTGGATTCTAAATGGACCGATCACATCGATATGATGGATCATTTGCGCCAAGGAGTCGGCTTACGGGCTTATGCTCAAACGAACCCACTTACCGAGTATCAAACGGAAGGTTATGAACGCTTCGAAGAAATGATTGCAGCGATTGAATATGATGTTGCGCGCTTTGCGATGAAAGCACAAGTTCGTCAGAATGTGCAACGTGAGCAAGTGAATAAACCAACCCGAACAAGTTAA
- the hpf gene encoding ribosome hibernation-promoting factor, HPF/YfiA family — MFNYNVRGENIEVTPAIREYAEKKVSKLERFFDDAPDATAHVNLKIYPDKTAKAEVTIPLSFLVLRAEETTDDLYKSIDFVVDKLERQVRKYKTKINRKSREKGFEGLFEAEAAAGSVAEEADENLEIVRSKRIDLKPMDSEEAVLQMNMLGHDFFIYTDAETNEINIVYRRNDGRYGLIETATLNA, encoded by the coding sequence ATGTTTAACTATAATGTACGCGGAGAGAATATCGAGGTAACTCCTGCTATACGGGAATATGCCGAGAAGAAAGTATCGAAATTGGAGCGTTTCTTTGATGACGCACCTGATGCAACCGCACATGTGAACTTGAAAATCTATCCCGATAAAACAGCCAAAGCTGAGGTAACAATTCCTCTATCATTCCTAGTCTTACGCGCTGAAGAGACAACGGATGATTTATATAAGAGTATTGATTTTGTTGTCGATAAGCTTGAGCGACAAGTTCGTAAATATAAGACCAAAATCAATCGCAAATCAAGAGAGAAAGGCTTTGAGGGCCTATTTGAAGCAGAAGCTGCTGCTGGTTCGGTTGCAGAAGAGGCTGATGAGAACCTTGAAATTGTTCGCTCTAAACGGATCGATTTAAAACCAATGGATAGTGAAGAGGCTGTTTTACAAATGAATATGTTAGGCCACGATTTCTTCATCTATACCGATGCAGAAACGAATGAAATTAATATTGTGTACCGCCGCAATGACGGACGCTACGGCCTAATTGAAACAGCAACATTAAATGCATAA
- a CDS encoding ComF family protein, whose protein sequence is MTKPRTFACLSCGSRLHHELQVQHILSLKPIEFPLLCETCQAQWQHLDDTHLLCWGCSRYLHETDDIYEQPHRRDDLTYCFDCIRWLERYDARFIHHQSIYQYNEAFREWLYQYKFQADFRQGWLVSEALASSYQQQQAYQWLVLASSPASMQMRGFHATSLLLDMADIPHQSPFTYIGDNQKQSSKTRQARLQLKQAFAIDDMASLVDRPYLIFDDVYTTGATMLLAKQILFDALKARFPESEPVIESISLGRDTD, encoded by the coding sequence ATGACCAAGCCTAGGACTTTTGCTTGTTTAAGTTGTGGGAGTCGCTTGCATCATGAACTGCAAGTCCAGCATATTCTCAGCTTAAAGCCGATTGAATTCCCTTTGCTTTGTGAGACTTGTCAAGCACAGTGGCAGCACTTAGATGATACGCATTTGCTGTGTTGGGGCTGTTCCCGGTATTTGCATGAAACAGACGACATTTATGAACAGCCTCACAGACGAGATGATTTAACGTATTGCTTTGATTGTATACGGTGGTTGGAGCGGTATGACGCCCGATTTATTCACCATCAATCAATCTATCAGTATAACGAGGCCTTTCGTGAGTGGCTCTACCAATATAAATTTCAAGCGGATTTTCGCCAAGGTTGGTTGGTCAGCGAAGCACTTGCTAGTAGTTATCAGCAACAACAAGCTTACCAATGGCTTGTGCTAGCCAGTTCACCAGCGAGCATGCAGATGCGAGGGTTTCATGCAACTAGCTTACTTCTGGATATGGCGGACATTCCACATCAGTCGCCATTTACCTATATTGGCGATAATCAGAAGCAATCCAGTAAGACACGCCAGGCTCGACTTCAGTTAAAGCAAGCTTTTGCGATTGATGATATGGCCTCACTAGTCGATCGGCCGTATCTTATCTTTGACGATGTGTATACAACGGGGGCGACGATGTTATTGGCTAAGCAAATCTTATTTGATGCGCTTAAGGCACGCTTCCCTGAAAGTGAACCGGTCATTGAGAGTATTAGTTTGGGACGAGATACTGATTAA
- a CDS encoding DEAD/DEAH box helicase: MEMNRSLASLFWGRLLTEHEVKHSLQAIGQGDSYEAVIQELGAREAIVASDEGYRCGRCNNTDSHQFVRLDMPTTIQTEDLVYCLACIQMGRITKGKSLYYLPQAPAQERVKENSLLTWEGTLSAEQARGSQALIESLADTQRPHMIHAVTGAGKTEMIFPAIAHVLEAGGRVCVASPRIDVCLELAPRLQTAFKEVPVSLLYGHSEEAYTYTPLVVSTTHQLLRFAEAFDLLIVDEVDAFPYVNNSQLHFAVERAVQASGKLIYLTATPNQHLKDLVDNQQLTATVLPARYHGYPLPEPVFTWIGDWRHAIRTRNQQSELWRLLQEVLALEGVQLIFMPSIRLAEALFAWLQQSSSPYLMACVHAKDPERKVKVQALRDGAYQALITTTILERGVTFENCQVCIVGAESPLYSQAALVQMSGRVGRRPNYPTGQLIYAHGGISRAMKQARQEIQTMNAMGRKRGLLHHDQA, encoded by the coding sequence ATGGAGATGAATAGGTCATTGGCGTCTTTATTCTGGGGGCGCTTACTCACAGAACATGAGGTCAAGCATAGTTTGCAGGCGATTGGCCAAGGCGATAGCTACGAAGCAGTTATTCAGGAGCTAGGGGCCCGGGAAGCCATTGTAGCTTCCGATGAAGGCTATCGCTGTGGTCGCTGCAATAATACGGATTCGCATCAGTTTGTGCGCTTAGATATGCCCACAACGATTCAAACGGAAGACTTGGTATATTGCTTGGCCTGTATTCAGATGGGGCGCATTACTAAGGGGAAGTCTTTGTATTATTTACCGCAAGCCCCTGCGCAAGAAAGAGTTAAGGAAAACTCATTACTTACGTGGGAAGGGACACTATCCGCTGAGCAAGCTCGGGGGAGTCAAGCTTTAATCGAGAGTCTCGCGGATACCCAAAGGCCCCATATGATTCATGCTGTAACAGGTGCAGGCAAGACGGAGATGATTTTCCCAGCGATTGCCCATGTCTTAGAAGCAGGAGGTCGGGTTTGTGTTGCTTCGCCGCGGATTGATGTCTGCTTGGAACTTGCTCCAAGATTGCAGACGGCTTTTAAGGAAGTTCCTGTTTCTTTGTTATATGGGCATAGCGAGGAAGCTTATACTTATACGCCCTTGGTTGTTAGTACGACCCATCAGCTTTTGCGCTTTGCTGAAGCCTTTGATTTATTAATTGTGGATGAGGTCGATGCCTTTCCTTATGTGAATAATTCACAACTGCATTTCGCCGTAGAGCGGGCGGTCCAAGCCAGTGGGAAGTTAATCTACCTTACAGCTACACCTAATCAGCACTTAAAAGATTTGGTAGACAATCAGCAACTTACGGCAACGGTCCTACCAGCGCGGTATCATGGCTATCCCTTGCCAGAACCTGTCTTTACCTGGATTGGTGATTGGCGCCATGCAATTAGAACCAGGAATCAGCAGTCTGAACTTTGGCGCCTATTACAGGAAGTCTTAGCTTTAGAGGGTGTGCAGTTAATCTTTATGCCAAGTATTCGCTTAGCAGAGGCGTTATTTGCTTGGTTACAGCAAAGTTCAAGCCCTTATTTAATGGCCTGTGTTCATGCTAAAGATCCCGAGCGCAAGGTAAAAGTACAGGCACTTCGCGACGGAGCCTATCAAGCCTTAATTACGACGACAATATTGGAACGGGGCGTAACCTTTGAGAATTGCCAAGTTTGTATCGTAGGTGCGGAAAGCCCGCTCTACTCCCAGGCAGCCTTAGTTCAAATGAGTGGCCGGGTAGGGCGGCGGCCCAATTATCCAACGGGGCAATTAATTTATGCCCATGGTGGTATCAGTCGTGCGATGAAGCAGGCTCGGCAAGAAATTCAGACGATGAATGCAATGGGGAGAAAGCGGGGGTTGTTGCATCATGACCAAGCCTAG